Within the Dehalococcoidia bacterium genome, the region CGCCCCCGCATCGTCTTGGCATACTCCCGTATGCTGCCTCCTGTCATCCTCTCCTCCAATATTTCGGTAACTCTTATTTTGAGGCAACACCCCTCCACTCGGTAACTTTAATTATGAAGCCATGCGGTGTCTTGACTTGTATGGCATGAGTGGATACAATCAGCATGTATATCATTAATCCATATCTCGATACCATACTGATGAGGGTGCAGAAATGAAGACCACCATTGATATCAACGACGCTCTCCTGGATCAGGCCATGAAGGTGACCGGGGCCAGGACTAAACGAGAGGCGGTTGAAGCAGGACTCAAAGAACTGGTTCGGAAGAATAGTCTGACGGCGCTGCGCCAGGAGCTGGGGACGTTTGATCTGGATCTCTCACTGGAGGAACTGGGGCGATTGAGGAATGAGTAACCGGGTACTTATCGATACCTCGGTCTGGATTCTAGCCTTGAGGCAATCACCTGTTGCGGCGATCAGGGGAAGGGTGGAAGGATTACTGGCCGAGGAAAGGGTAGCCATCACTCCCATCAATTGTCTGGAATTGCTCGGCGGGACAAGATCGGAGGTGGAGTTTGATCGCCTCAAAAACCGCCTGGATGCGCTGCACCGGATAGAAATCACTCAAGAGGTCTGGGAAGAGTCAGCGAAGCTGGGATTTAACTTGAGAAGGGCAGGGAAGACGATACCTAATACCGATTTGATCATCGCTTCGGCTGCCATTCTGGCGGGAGCCACGCTGCTTCATGCAGACCGCCATTTCGATCTGGTCGCAGAAGAAACGCCCCTTTCAGTGGAGAGCCTGGTTCATTTGATTTAGCAAGCTGTTGAAAAAGAGGTGAAGGATTCCTCCTTCCGGGGGCCTACGGGACACCCCCAACGAGTGGGGGATAGGGGGTTGAGTCAGACTCTAGCATGACATGGGGATAAACAACACAAAAAGGTCCCCGGCGATCCCGGGGACCTTTTTCTTCCTCTGCAGGGTGGTGCTGCTAGCTGACGGCCACTTTATATTTGGCCATCCCCTCTTCGTAAAGGTCACCGCCATAGATATCGTTGATCACCGTCAGGGGGAGGTCTTCCACTTCAAGCCTTCTGACGGCTTCGGCCCCCAGTTCCTCGTAAGCGACCAGCTCATTCTTCTTGATGGACTTGGAAATCAGCGCCCCGGCTCCCCCGATGGCGGCGAAATAGACGGCTTTGTATTGCTTCATGGCGTCTTTGACTTCCTTGGTGCGCAACCCTTTGCCGATCATTGCCTTGATTCCTTCCTTCATCATACGCGGAGCGTAAGCGTCCATCCGACCGCTGGTAGTGGGTCCGGCTGCGCCGATCACGTTTCCCGGCTTGGCGGGTGAAGGGCCCATGTAGTAGATGGTCTGGCCCTTGGGGTCGAAAGGCGGCGTCTGGCCTTTATCCAGCGCCTCCACAATTCGCTTATGCGCCGAATCGCGAGCCACATAGATGACGCCGCTGAGCAGAACCTGATCACCGGCTTTAAGTTTCTCAATGGTCTTACTATCTATTGGCGAAGTGATACGCAATGTCATGACAAAAACCTCCCTGAAAAAATTAGAGCGATCCCTTTGATTTTAACCGCTCATAGGCCATACCGAGTTCAAAAGCCATCTTATGGGCATCCAGTTCCGTATCGATGGGCTCATCCAGAGGTATCTGATCCTCAAATTGAGGAGCCAGGTCCTGCATCATTTCCACAACCAGATGAAAAGCATCCATGAGCTTTTGGATGACGAATACGTCTTCGGGATCGGGCATGCAGTTATCCGATTCATTCATCAGGACTTTTATTTTTGCCCTCTCCTTGCCGGTCAGCGGACGGTGAATCTCTCGGATCGATTCATCAAATGAATCGATCGTCTCCAGCATCGTCTCGCCTCTGGATGGTGCCGTTTCCTGTCCCCCCTTCTTCCCGGGAGACTTCGAGGCGACTTTCTTCTTTTTCACGATATCATCAAGTGATATTTCTTCCATTCAACCCCCTAGCCCCCACTCTTGGGGGAAAGTTGAGGAATTTGGGGGACACCCCCAAATTCCCGATCTGGTCGAGGGCAGGCCCCCGGCAGAGACGCCTCTCTGCATTCTCTAGAACACTGACAACTGATAACTGGATTTGGCCCCCTCAAGACTGCTTGACGGTAAACTTGGGAACCTCGATCTTGGGCTTGACATCTTTGCTTGGAGCGACCATCGGGGCAGGGATGCGTTTCTTCTGCATTCCCAGGCTCGCCGAGATGTTGCCTCTCTTGAGAAGCTGGATAGCGAACGCGGGGTCCACCCCCTTGGGGCAAACTTCCGAACAGGCTCCTGCCAGGTGACAGAGCCAGAGCCCGTGTGGTGCGTTGACGATTCCAAATCGCTCTTTTTCTCCCTGATCTCTTCGATCAGTGCAATATCGATAGACCGCAGCCAGCGGCTGAGGTCCCAGGAAGTGTTCGTCGGT harbors:
- a CDS encoding PIN domain nuclease, which codes for MSNRVLIDTSVWILALRQSPVAAIRGRVEGLLAEERVAITPINCLELLGGTRSEVEFDRLKNRLDALHRIEITQEVWEESAKLGFNLRRAGKTIPNTDLIIASAAILAGATLLHADRHFDLVAEETPLSVESLVHLI
- a CDS encoding type II toxin-antitoxin system VapB family antitoxin — encoded protein: MKTTIDINDALLDQAMKVTGARTKREAVEAGLKELVRKNSLTALRQELGTFDLDLSLEELGRLRNE
- a CDS encoding Fe-S-containing hydro-lyase, which translates into the protein MTLRITSPIDSKTIEKLKAGDQVLLSGVIYVARDSAHKRIVEALDKGQTPPFDPKGQTIYYMGPSPAKPGNVIGAAGPTTSGRMDAYAPRMMKEGIKAMIGKGLRTKEVKDAMKQYKAVYFAAIGGAGALISKSIKKNELVAYEELGAEAVRRLEVEDLPLTVINDIYGGDLYEEGMAKYKVAVS